One window of the Cryptomeria japonica chromosome 7, Sugi_1.0, whole genome shotgun sequence genome contains the following:
- the LOC131056391 gene encoding endonuclease 2-like — MGEFIGRYCVLIGVGILLTVTPVLVQGWGKEGHYSTCKIAQPFLNENTWKAVNELLPHYAQNDLASLCSWADHMRFRYHWANSLHFIDTPDNVCSYDYSRDCHNEHGVEGMCLEGAIKNYTSQLVTYDHKSHGKHYNLTEALLFLSHFMGDIHQPLHVGFTSDRGGNSIKLHWYRRKSNLHHIWDSGIIQTSMKDFYDNDLEAMIEDIQTNITEIWSNDVTAWEECQTDEISCPKLYADESIILACKWAYQDVEEDDILEDDYFLSRLPIIENQLAKGGIRLAATLNRIFDSKEDYTLHSEL; from the exons ATGGGTGAATTTATTGGACGCTACTGTGTGTTAATTGGTGTGGGGATATTATTGACTGTAACTCCAGTTCTAGTGCAAGGATGGGGGAAAGAAGGACATTATTCTACATGCAAGATTGCTCAA CCATTTTTGAATGAAAACACTTGGAAAGCAGTGAATGAACTACTTCCACATTATGCACAAAATGATCTTGCTTCTCTTTGCTCATGGGCTGATCATATGCGGTTTAGATATCATTGGGCTAACTCATTACACTTCATTGATACACCAGATAATGTGTGTAGCTATGATTATTCTA GGGATTGTCATAATGAGCATGGAGTAGAGGGGATGTGTCTTGAAGGAGCCATAAAAAATTATACTTCTCAACTTGTGACTTATGATCATAAATCTCATGGAAAGCACT ATAATTTAACTGAAGCTTTATTGTTTTTGTCTCATTTTATGGGAGATATTCATCAG CCTTTACATGTGGGATTCACTTCAGATAGAGGTGGAAACTCAATAAAACTACACTGGTATCGTCGAAAGAGTAATTTACATCAT ATTTGGGATAGTGGGATCATTCAGACATCCATGAAAGATTTTTATGACAACGATCTTGAAGCTATGATAGAAGATATTCAAACCAATATTACT GAAATTTGGTCAAATGATGTAACTGCATGGGAAGAATGCCAAACCGATGAAATTTCTTGCCCTAAATT ATATGCAGATGAGAGTATCATTCTTGCTTGCAAGTGGGCTTACCAAGATGTTGAGGAGGATGATATCTTGGAAG ATGACTATTTTCTCTCACGTCTACCCATTATTGAAAATCAACTTGCAAAAGGAGGCATAAGATTGGCTGCAACACTCAACCGTATCTTTGATTCAAAAGAAGACTACACTCTACATTCAGAATTGTAA